In the genome of Lysobacter sp. BMK333-48F3, the window CTTCGAGCTCGACCTGTTCGGCCGCGTGCGCAGCCTCAGCCAGTCGGCGCTGCAGCGTTACTTCGCCCAGGAGGAAGCGCGCCGCGCCGCCCAGCTCAGCCTGATCGCCGAAGTCGCCAACGCCTACCTGACCCTGGCCGCCGACCGCGAGCTGCTGTCGGTGTCGGAAGCCACGCTGAAGAACCAGCAGGCGGCCTACGACCTGACCCAGAAGCGGCGCGAACTCGGCGCCGTGTCCGGGCTGGAACTGAGCCAGGCCCGCACCCAGGTCGAGCAGGCGCGCGCCGACGCGGCGCGTTACGCCGGCCAGGTCGCGCAGGACACCAACGCGCTCAACCTGCTGGTCGGCGAACAGGTCGATCCGGCGTTGCTGCCGCAGAAGCTGACCGACGGCGTGACCGGGCTGGCCGCGCTGCCGGCGGGGCTGCCCTCGGAGGTGCTGTTGCGCCGCCCCGACGTGCTCCAGGCCGAACACGTGCTGCGCGCGCAGAACGCCAACATCGGCGCCGCGCGCGCGGCGTTCTTCCCGTCGATCAGCCTGACCGGCTTCCTCGGCAGCGGCAGCAACGAACTGTCGGGCCTGTTCGAAGGCAATACCCGGGTGTGGTCGGTGACGCCGGTGGTCAATCTCCCGATCTTCCAGGGCGGCAAGCTGCGCGCGGGCCTGGCCTCGGCCAAGGCCGATCAGAAGATCGCCCTGGCCGAATACGAGAAGGCGATCCAGGCTGGGTTCCGCGACGTGTCCGATGCCTTGGCGCTGACCAAGACCCTGGCCGAGCAGCGCCAGGCCCAGGAAGCGCTGGTCGAGGCCGCCGGCCGCGCCGACCAGTTGTCGACCGCGCGCTACAAGGCCGGCCGCGACAGCTACCTCAATCAGCTCGATGCGCAGCGCACGCTCTACGCCGCGCAACAGGGCCTGGTGTCGACCCGCCTGGCCGAGCAGGCCAATCGGGTGACCCTGTACAAAGTGCTCGGAGGTGGCTGGAACGAGCGCAGCCAATGAGCACTCCGGGCAAGCCCACCGCGAAGGCAGAAGCGCGCGCGCAAGCCCAGCGCGAGCGCATCCTGGTCGCTGCGCAGCAGTGTTTCGTCGTGCACGGCTTCCACGCCGCCAGCATGGCCAACATCGCCGAGACGGCCGGCATGAGCGCCGGCCTGATCTACCGCTACTTCAAGGGCAAGAACGACATCATCCTGGCGATCATCGAGCGCCAGCTGGAGGAAGCGCGTTCGGACATCGCCAAGCTGCACGCGACCAGCGACCTGGTCGCGGGCATCGCCGAGGTGTTCCAGCAGTGGCAGGCCAACGACCCGAACATCACCAGCGCGGCGCTGTTCCTGGAACTCACCGCCGAGGCCACCCGCGACGCCGAGATCGCCGCGGCGACCCATGCCTCGGACCGGGTGTTCCGCGCCGATCTGGCGGCCTGGTTCGCGCGCAGCCATGAGGACGGCGGCCTGGGCGTGCCGCAGGATCAGGTCGCGACCCGGGTGCTGATCCTGCAAAGCCTGATCGAAGGCCTGGCGATGCGCGCGATCTCGCAGCCGGACCTGACCGTGGACCAGGTCAAGGCGGCGCTGGAGCAGTTCCTGCCTAGCCTGCTGTCGGCCTAGCCGCGGCGCGCATGCTTGAATCGACGGGCCGCCTTGCGGCCCGTTTTCTTTTGGGTTCCGCCGCGCCGCGCGCAGCGGCCTAGGGCCGCCGGCTCAGGCGCTTGGCCATCTCGCCCAAGGAACGCATCGCCGCGCTCATGCGCGCGTCCAACGGGTAGCCGCAGCTGAGCCGGACGTGGTGACGGTAGTCGCCGCGATTGGAGAACAGATGCCCGGGTAGGATGCCGATGCCGGCGGCCAGCGCGGCTTCGAACAGGGCCTGGCCTTCGACCCGTTCGGGCAGCTCCACCCACAGGGTCAGGCCGCCGGCGGGCTCGGCCACGCAGGTGCCGTCGGGCCAGTGCTCGAGCACGGCCTGGCGATAGGCCTGGGCGTTGTCGGCCAGGGCGCGCCGCAAGCGGCGCAGGCCGCGCTCCATGTCGTGGCGGGCCAGGTAGTCGATCAAGGCCATCTGCGGCAACGCCGCGGTGGCCACGGTGGAGAAGCTCTTGGTGCGCAGCAGTTCGGCGGTGCGGCGGCCGCCGGTCATCCAGCCGACGCGCAGGCCGGGCGAGAGCATCTTCGAATACGAGCCGCACACCACCACGTGCTCGCCGTCGTCGTAGCGCCGCATCGGCGAAGGCCGCTGGCCGGAGTACGCCAGTTCGCCGTACAGGTCGTCTTCGATGACGATGGTGCCGTGGGCGGCGCAGGCGGCGACCAGTTCGCGCTTGGCCGCCTCGCTGGTGAGGCTGCCGAGCGGATTGTTGAAGTTCGGGATCAGCAAGGCCGCGCGCACCGCATGCCGTTCCAGCAGTTCGCGCGCGTGCGCCGGGTCGATGCCGACGCCGGGGCGGTTGGGGATTTCCAGCACCCGCAGGCCGTGCGCGGCCACCGCCTGCAGCAGGCCGTGATAGGTCGGCGTTTCCAGGATGACGATATCGCCGGGGCGGGTCAGGCTGCGCAGGGTCAGGCTGATCGCCTCCATCGCGCCGGCGGTGATCACGATCTCGTCCGGGTCCAGCTCCACACCGCACTGGCCGTAGCGCTGGGCGATCAGTTCGCGCAGCGGGCGCAGGCCCTGCGGCGGCGCGTAGTTGAGCGCGGTGTCCGGATCGCGGCGCAGGGCGCGGGTCACCGAAGCGGCGAGCGCGGCGTTGGGCAGCAGCGACATCGCCGGCGAGGCCGAATGCAGCGGCACCAGGTCGTGGCGCGCCTGCACGTCGAGCACGCCGAGCAGGGCCGGGTTGCGCACCGGCATCGGCGCGCGCGCGAGGTGGCGCATGCGCCCGGCGCGCGGCACCGGCGCGCTGGCCGCGCGCACGTAGTAGCCCGAGCGCGGACGCGCCTCGATCAGGCCTTCGCGCTCGAGTTGTTGGTAGGCCTCGACCGCGGTGGCCAGGCTGATGCGCTGGTCGCGGCCGAGCCGGCGCAGCGAGGGCAGGCGCTCGCCGGCGCGCAGCACGCCGCGCTGGATCTGCCGGCGCATGCGCTCGGCCAGGCGTTCGTAGAGCAAGTCCTGGGACATTCCTGAGCCTCGCAATGATCGAAGCCCCTCTCCCGCTTGCGGGAGAGGGGTTGGGGTGAGGGCTGGCAAGCGTTCGAGAAATCCCAGCGCCCGTGAGCTGCCCTCACCCGGCCCTCTCGGCTCTGCACTTCCTGCGGTCGCCGCAAGCGGTAGAGGGAGACAAGAGTAAATCTGTACCGGTCGAAATCGATCCTAACTGAATCTGTATCGGTCCGCAGCGCCGGCCTACCCTGGTTTTCCCCGCCGTTCCAGG includes:
- a CDS encoding efflux transporter outer membrane subunit; the encoded protein is MSKFSLHALAIAIALAASGCVSLAPKLPEQQSGIAGEWPLPPTTQSFVGAQPLSSDPAASQEAVAGGGAAVADIGWRDFFVDQNLEELIARALVNNRDLRVAVLNVDKARAQYRIQRADRVPALNGVAQLERRGGDNQNVTDLYTAGASIANFELDLFGRVRSLSQSALQRYFAQEEARRAAQLSLIAEVANAYLTLAADRELLSVSEATLKNQQAAYDLTQKRRELGAVSGLELSQARTQVEQARADAARYAGQVAQDTNALNLLVGEQVDPALLPQKLTDGVTGLAALPAGLPSEVLLRRPDVLQAEHVLRAQNANIGAARAAFFPSISLTGFLGSGSNELSGLFEGNTRVWSVTPVVNLPIFQGGKLRAGLASAKADQKIALAEYEKAIQAGFRDVSDALALTKTLAEQRQAQEALVEAAGRADQLSTARYKAGRDSYLNQLDAQRTLYAAQQGLVSTRLAEQANRVTLYKVLGGGWNERSQ
- a CDS encoding TetR/AcrR family transcriptional regulator; protein product: MSTPGKPTAKAEARAQAQRERILVAAQQCFVVHGFHAASMANIAETAGMSAGLIYRYFKGKNDIILAIIERQLEEARSDIAKLHATSDLVAGIAEVFQQWQANDPNITSAALFLELTAEATRDAEIAAATHASDRVFRADLAAWFARSHEDGGLGVPQDQVATRVLILQSLIEGLAMRAISQPDLTVDQVKAALEQFLPSLLSA
- a CDS encoding PLP-dependent aminotransferase family protein, with protein sequence MSQDLLYERLAERMRRQIQRGVLRAGERLPSLRRLGRDQRISLATAVEAYQQLEREGLIEARPRSGYYVRAASAPVPRAGRMRHLARAPMPVRNPALLGVLDVQARHDLVPLHSASPAMSLLPNAALAASVTRALRRDPDTALNYAPPQGLRPLRELIAQRYGQCGVELDPDEIVITAGAMEAISLTLRSLTRPGDIVILETPTYHGLLQAVAAHGLRVLEIPNRPGVGIDPAHARELLERHAVRAALLIPNFNNPLGSLTSEAAKRELVAACAAHGTIVIEDDLYGELAYSGQRPSPMRRYDDGEHVVVCGSYSKMLSPGLRVGWMTGGRRTAELLRTKSFSTVATAALPQMALIDYLARHDMERGLRRLRRALADNAQAYRQAVLEHWPDGTCVAEPAGGLTLWVELPERVEGQALFEAALAAGIGILPGHLFSNRGDYRHHVRLSCGYPLDARMSAAMRSLGEMAKRLSRRP